A stretch of Marinobacter sp. F4206 DNA encodes these proteins:
- the asd gene encoding aspartate-semialdehyde dehydrogenase → MKRVGLVGWRGMVGSVLMQRMRDENDFADIDPVFFSTSQTGKPAPDVGKDGVPPLQDAFDIDTLKTLDVVVTCQGGDYTTAVYQKLRDAGWDGYWIDAASTLRMVDHSVIVLDPVNRNVIDSALEKGVKDYVGGNCTVSLMMLALGGLLEEDLIEWVSPMTYQAASGSGAQNMRELLNQMGDLHGSVQAELADPSSAILEIDRKVTETMRSGDFPTEHFGVPLAGSLIPFIDKQLDNGMSKEEWKAGVETNKILGRSDNPIPIDGICVRIGAMRSHSQALTIKLKKDLPVDEIESILAKANDWVKVIPNDRDATMEELTPAKVTGTLSVPIGRIRKLAMGPEYISAFTVGDQLLWGAAEPLRRMLRILQER, encoded by the coding sequence ATGAAGCGAGTTGGACTTGTAGGTTGGCGTGGCATGGTAGGCTCAGTCCTCATGCAGCGCATGCGTGATGAAAACGATTTCGCCGATATCGATCCGGTTTTTTTCTCGACTTCCCAAACCGGGAAGCCGGCGCCGGATGTTGGTAAAGACGGTGTTCCGCCACTTCAGGACGCCTTCGATATCGATACCCTGAAAACTCTGGATGTGGTCGTAACCTGCCAGGGTGGCGACTACACGACCGCGGTGTATCAGAAGCTGCGCGATGCGGGCTGGGACGGCTACTGGATAGATGCTGCCTCGACGCTGCGCATGGTTGATCACTCGGTGATTGTCCTGGACCCGGTCAATCGCAATGTCATCGACTCAGCCCTGGAGAAGGGCGTGAAAGATTACGTCGGTGGTAATTGCACGGTGAGCCTGATGATGCTGGCCCTGGGTGGTCTGCTTGAGGAGGATCTGATCGAGTGGGTTTCTCCGATGACTTATCAGGCGGCCTCTGGTTCCGGCGCGCAGAATATGCGGGAGCTGCTCAATCAGATGGGCGATCTGCATGGGAGCGTCCAGGCTGAGTTGGCCGATCCGTCGTCCGCCATTCTTGAGATTGATCGCAAGGTGACTGAGACCATGCGAAGCGGCGATTTCCCGACCGAGCACTTTGGGGTCCCGCTGGCCGGTAGCCTGATTCCGTTTATCGACAAGCAACTCGATAACGGCATGAGCAAGGAAGAATGGAAGGCCGGGGTTGAGACCAACAAGATTCTTGGCCGCAGTGATAATCCGATTCCGATCGATGGCATCTGCGTACGAATCGGTGCCATGCGTTCCCACAGTCAGGCGCTGACGATCAAGCTGAAAAAGGATCTGCCAGTCGACGAGATCGAGTCTATTCTGGCGAAAGCAAATGACTGGGTGAAAGTCATTCCGAATGATCGCGACGCAACCATGGAAGAACTCACACCGGCCAAAGTGACCGGCACCCTGAGTGTTCCCATTGGTCGAATCCGGAAACTGGCCATGGGGCCGGAGTACATCTCCGCCTTTACGGTTGGTGATCAGCTGCTGTGGGGCGCTGCTGAGCCTCTGAGGCGCATGCTGCGGATTCTGCAGGAGCGTTAA
- the leuB gene encoding 3-isopropylmalate dehydrogenase yields MSRTVLMLPGDGIGPEIVAEAEKVLQKINDRFALDLRFESGLVGGAALDATDSPLPEDTLDKARKADAILLGAVGGPKWDSLPMSQRPEKGLLGLRSNLELFANLRPAILYPQLASASSLKPEVVSGLDIMIVRELTGGIYFGQPRGVRELESGERQGYNTYAYTESEIRRIGRVAFEAAQQRGKKLCSVDKANVLEVTVLWREIMNDLCREYPDVELSHMYVDNAAMQLVRAPKQFDVIVTGNMFGDILSDEAAMLTGSIGMLPSASLNSEKQGMYEPCHGSAPDIAGKGIANPLATILSAAMMLRYSLGEDDAAEAIEAAVSKVLDQGLRTADIMSDDGTQVSTREMGEAVLAAL; encoded by the coding sequence ATGTCCAGAACCGTACTGATGTTGCCTGGTGATGGTATCGGGCCGGAAATCGTTGCCGAAGCTGAAAAGGTCCTGCAGAAAATCAACGACCGCTTTGCACTGGATCTCCGCTTTGAGTCTGGTCTTGTTGGTGGTGCAGCCCTTGATGCAACCGACAGTCCCTTGCCGGAAGACACCCTGGATAAGGCCCGGAAGGCCGATGCCATCTTGTTGGGTGCCGTGGGTGGTCCGAAATGGGACAGCCTTCCCATGAGCCAGCGTCCGGAGAAGGGCTTGCTGGGGCTGCGCTCCAATCTGGAGCTGTTTGCCAATCTGCGCCCGGCCATTCTGTATCCTCAGCTGGCCTCTGCATCCTCCCTCAAACCGGAGGTGGTTTCCGGTCTGGACATCATGATCGTTCGGGAATTAACGGGCGGTATCTACTTTGGTCAACCCCGCGGAGTACGGGAGTTGGAGAGCGGTGAGCGCCAGGGTTACAACACCTATGCCTACACCGAATCGGAAATTCGTCGGATCGGGCGCGTTGCATTCGAGGCGGCGCAGCAGCGAGGCAAAAAACTGTGCTCGGTTGATAAGGCAAATGTGCTGGAAGTGACTGTGCTCTGGCGCGAAATCATGAATGACCTGTGCCGTGAATATCCGGATGTCGAGTTGTCACATATGTACGTCGATAACGCCGCCATGCAGCTCGTTCGAGCGCCCAAGCAATTCGATGTGATTGTGACTGGCAACATGTTTGGTGATATTCTCTCTGACGAAGCGGCTATGCTGACCGGTTCAATTGGGATGTTGCCATCCGCCTCCCTGAACTCGGAAAAGCAGGGTATGTACGAGCCCTGCCATGGATCTGCGCCCGATATTGCAGGCAAGGGCATAGCCAATCCGCTGGCCACAATCCTGAGCGCCGCAATGATGTTGCGGTACAGTCTCGGTGAGGACGACGCCGCAGAGGCGATTGAGGCCGCGGTCAGCAAAGTGCTGGATCAGGGGCTGCGGACCGCAGACATCATGTCTGACGATGGAACGCAGGTTTCCACCCGGGAAATGGGCGAGGCAGTGCTCGCTGCGCTCTAA
- the leuD gene encoding 3-isopropylmalate dehydratase small subunit, whose protein sequence is MRAFTQHQGLVAPMDRSNVDTDMIIPKQFLKSIKRTGFGPNLFDELRYLDEGKPDQDCSSRPVNPDFVLNQDRYRGASVLLARANFGCGSSREHAPWALEDYGFRVIIAPSFADIFYNNCFKNGLLPIVLDEKVVDQLFREAEAREGYELAVDLEAKTVTTPGGESFGFDVDDFRRHCLLNGLDDIGVTLEDADVIKGYEEQRRQTAPWLFGAGN, encoded by the coding sequence ATGCGCGCATTCACGCAACACCAGGGCCTGGTGGCCCCCATGGACCGTTCCAATGTGGACACGGACATGATCATTCCCAAGCAGTTTCTGAAATCCATCAAGCGAACCGGCTTTGGTCCCAATCTGTTTGACGAATTGCGGTATCTCGATGAAGGCAAGCCGGATCAGGATTGTTCCAGTCGACCGGTGAACCCGGACTTCGTTCTCAATCAGGATCGGTACCGGGGAGCCAGTGTGTTGCTGGCTCGGGCGAACTTTGGTTGCGGGTCCAGTCGGGAGCATGCGCCCTGGGCGTTGGAGGATTACGGGTTCCGGGTGATTATTGCCCCGAGCTTTGCGGATATTTTTTATAACAATTGCTTTAAGAACGGATTGTTACCCATTGTTCTGGATGAAAAAGTAGTTGATCAGCTGTTCCGTGAGGCGGAAGCCCGTGAAGGCTACGAGCTCGCTGTCGATCTGGAGGCCAAAACCGTGACCACGCCAGGCGGCGAGTCTTTCGGATTCGACGTGGACGACTTCCGTCGGCATTGCCTGTTGAATGGTCTCGACGATATTGGTGTGACCCTCGAAGATGCCGACGTGATCAAGGGTTATGAAGAACAGCGCCGACAGACAGCGCCGTGGCTGTTTGGTGCCGGAAACTGA
- the leuC gene encoding 3-isopropylmalate dehydratase large subunit — protein sequence MAGKTLYDKLWDDHLVKQRDDGSALIYIDRQLLHEVTSPQAFEGLRLAGRKPWRIDANIATPDHNVPTTDRDKGIDGIVDPVSRTQVETLDKNCDEFGILEFKIKDTRQGIVHVIGPEQGATLPGMTIVCGDSHTSTHGAFGCLAHGIGTSEVEHVLATQCLVQQKMKNMLVKVNGKLGPGVTGKDVVLAIIGKIGTAGGTGHAIEFGGEAIRNLSMEARMTICNMSIEAGARVGMVAVDDTTIDYVRGRPFSPKGEQWAAAVEYWRTLHSDDDAAFDKVVELEGSEIKPQVSWGTSPEMVSGVDGFVPDPAQEEDPIKREGIVRALKYMGLEPSMPITGIQLDRVFIGSCTNSRIEDLREAAAVVKGRKVAASLKQAMVVPGSGLVKAQAEKEGLDKIFIEAGLEWRDPGCSMCLAMNADKLGQGEHCASTSNRNFEGRQGFGGRTHLVSPAMAAAAAVTGHFVDVRELMN from the coding sequence ATGGCGGGCAAAACCTTATACGACAAACTGTGGGACGATCACTTGGTCAAACAGCGGGACGACGGGTCTGCGTTGATCTACATCGACCGTCAATTACTGCATGAAGTAACGTCGCCGCAGGCGTTTGAAGGCCTGCGCCTGGCGGGTAGAAAGCCATGGCGTATCGATGCCAACATTGCCACGCCCGATCACAACGTGCCGACTACGGATCGGGACAAGGGCATTGATGGCATCGTGGATCCTGTCTCCCGAACTCAGGTCGAAACCCTCGACAAGAACTGCGATGAGTTCGGCATCCTCGAGTTCAAGATCAAGGATACCCGCCAGGGTATCGTTCACGTAATCGGACCCGAGCAGGGCGCAACCCTGCCGGGCATGACCATCGTCTGTGGTGATTCCCACACCTCGACTCACGGTGCATTTGGTTGCCTTGCCCACGGCATCGGTACCTCCGAAGTGGAGCATGTTCTGGCAACCCAGTGCCTTGTGCAGCAGAAAATGAAAAACATGCTGGTCAAGGTGAATGGCAAGCTCGGGCCGGGCGTAACGGGTAAAGACGTCGTCCTCGCGATCATCGGCAAGATCGGCACCGCGGGCGGCACTGGTCACGCCATTGAATTTGGCGGCGAAGCCATCCGGAATCTGAGCATGGAAGCGCGTATGACTATCTGCAACATGTCCATCGAGGCCGGTGCGCGGGTAGGTATGGTTGCAGTGGACGATACCACCATCGATTACGTAAGAGGACGTCCGTTTTCTCCGAAGGGTGAGCAGTGGGCCGCGGCAGTCGAGTACTGGCGCACTTTGCACAGTGATGATGACGCCGCGTTTGACAAGGTGGTCGAGCTCGAGGGGTCGGAAATCAAGCCACAGGTAAGCTGGGGCACATCGCCGGAAATGGTCTCGGGTGTCGACGGCTTTGTTCCGGACCCGGCCCAGGAAGAGGATCCGATCAAGCGGGAAGGTATTGTTCGAGCCCTGAAATACATGGGCCTGGAGCCGAGCATGCCGATCACCGGCATCCAGCTGGATCGTGTTTTCATCGGTTCTTGCACCAACAGCCGGATTGAGGACCTGCGCGAGGCCGCGGCCGTGGTCAAGGGGCGCAAAGTCGCGGCCAGCCTGAAGCAGGCGATGGTTGTGCCCGGTTCTGGTCTGGTGAAGGCTCAGGCTGAGAAGGAGGGTCTCGACAAGATCTTTATTGAAGCAGGGTTGGAATGGCGAGATCCGGGTTGTTCCATGTGTCTTGCCATGAACGCCGACAAACTGGGGCAAGGTGAGCATTGCGCTTCGACCTCTAATCGCAACTTCGAGGGTCGTCAGGGCTTCGGAGGGCGCACCCATCTGGTTAGCCCGGCAATGGCCGCGGCGGCCGCGGTAACCGGTCATTTTGTTGATGTCCGCGAATTGATGAACTGA